TTACCGCAAATCGGAGCGGACAATGACGTTACCGCATCGGCAACTACCGTCTGATAGCTGATATACAGGACATACCGTTATTATTTTGATTCTGGCCGTCGGTCATCGCCGAGATATCTATGACCGGCCTTCCTGATCATGCAAGTCTTTCATTGCTGTTCCATCAATTCCGTATCCGTCGCAGCGAATCCCCTTTATCCCTTATGCATCCGTCGCCTCGTCAAACGAAATGGACGCATCCTCGCGATCATGCGCTCTTCGCAGCAGATCGATGACCTTCTTCATCTGCGCGGAGACATACTTGTTGCGATGATAGACGATTCGAAATGTCCTTCGAAAGGAAAGCTCCGGCACCTTCAGCTCCCGCAGTCTCTTACTCTGTATCTCATCCTGTACGACGCGCCGGGACAGCACGGTATATCCCATACCCGCCATAACGGCTTTCTTGATGCTTTCCGAGTTGTTGTATATGCCGCCGTACTGAAAGGAAATGCCATTTTCCTGCATGACTTCATCAAACAGCAGCCGGCTGCCGCTGCCCTCTTCCCGTACAAAGAACACCTTGTCCGCGAGCTCGTCCTTGCCGCGAACCGCCTCTCCTTTCCCGTTGTCGAGCAGCACCATCTCATCGCCGGCAAACGGTATTTCGATGAGATACTCCGAATGCACGGCCCCCTCGACGAGGATAAGATCCAGCTCATCGACAAGCAGCATCCGTTCCAGCTCTTTCGTATTGGCGATGCGGCTGAACACTTTTTGTCCCGGGTTCTCCTTCTGAAATCGCTGCAATATGGGGATGAAGACGCTCTCTCCGATGCTGAGCGTCGCCCCGATGCGCAGCGGATTCAGAAGCGCGTAACCGCGAAGGGATGACACGGTCTGCTTTTCCAGCCGTACGATATGGCGCGCATAGTGCATCAGTTCCTGCCCCGCCGCCGTTATGTAGAGCCTTTTCCCAAGTCTTTCAAACAGCAGCGTACCGTAGTATTCTTCCATCTCGCGTATCGCCTGACTGACGGACGGCTGCGTCATGCGTAGCGTCTTTGCCGCGCTCGTCATGCCGCCGGTATCGCATACCTCGAGGAATATATGAAAGTGGCGCAGTGTCATGCTGTGATCTCCCGACATTCACATTTACGGACTTCATCTTATCAGCGTTTCCTGCATTTTATCCGCTATTCCTCAGGCGAAGAATGCATCCACAACAAACCATGCAAGCAGCAGCATGACGGCGGAGCAGGCGGCGGCGGCAAGCAGAGGTCTCGCCCCCTGTTTTACAATGACGCCGAAATTGACATTGATCCCGAGAGCCGCCATCGCCATGCCGAGAAGGATATAGGCAAGGCTTACAAGAGCGCCGAGCACATCCGACGGAAAATTAAGATACGACCCGACGGCGCTCGCGAGGATGAATCCGCCCATGAAATACGGAATCGGCACGGAGAGCTTTCCGTCCTCCGACGCATCGCTCCTATTCCTTCGCATCTCGATAAAGCCGACGATAAGGGCAACAGGAGCCAGCAGCAGCACCCTCGACAGCTTCGCGATGATGGCGGCGTCCGTACCCACCTGCCCCGCGCTTCCGCCCGCCGCAACGGCATGCGCAATCTCATGCAGACTCAAGCCCGCCATCGTCCCGAACTGCGCGTCGGTAAAGCCCAAAAACGGAATGAGCCCCACCTCGATCAGCGTAAATACCGTACCCAGGATGGCGACGATGGCGACCGCCAGCACAGACTGATCCGCCTTTGCCTTCAGCGGCGCCGATACAGCCATAACGGCTGCCGCACCGCATATACTGCAGCCGCAGGCGGTGAGCATGGCAAGCGTGTGATCCACCTTCAGGAGCCTCGCCGTCACATAGTTCAGAAGCAGCATGGAAGTGACCATGCATACGGCCGCCTCCAGCCCCTTCAGTCCCTCGGTCAAAAGGATGGCAAGATTCAGCTTGAACCCCAGCAGTATGATGCCCGCACGCAGGAACCGATTCGCTATGAATCCCGTACCGCTGCCGCGCGCGGCGATCGTAACGGATCGCATAAGCTGCACCGCCATGCCGAGCAGGAGCGCCAGGACGAGATGTCCGACAAGCGAAAGCCCCGGCAGCAGCGCAAGCTCCCTGCCGAGGATAGAGCAGATAAATGTGATGATAAACGCGGGAAAAAAGGCGTGGAATCTCCTTAAGATATTTCCGCCTGTCGTTTCTTGCTGCATGATACACTCTCCCTTTTCGAAGGATTTTCAGATAGAAAGAGTATATCACACGACATTTTATACGTAAAATAGTATTATATTATCATATGGATAGGCTTTTGCTTATATTAACCCCTAGGCATAGCCAGCTTCAGCGCTTCACCGATGGTTTCCGCTCCGAGGAGGGTGATTCCAAGCTTCATCCCCTCCAGCACATCGGCGTTCTTCTTCGGCAGGACGGCATGGGTAAAGCCTAGTCTCGCAGCCTCTCGTATCCGCCTCTCCGCCTCCCCTACGGCGCGAACCTCGCCGGAAAGCCCCACCTCGCCGAACACAATCGTCTTCGGCTTCACGAGGCGGTTCGCAAAGGACGACGCCATCGCCACGGCAAATCCGAGGTCGGCGGCGGGCTCATCGATGCGGATGCCGCCGGCGACCTTGATGTATACGTCACAGGCTCCGATGGGCAGCCGTACGCGCTTTTCCAGCACCGCGAGCAGCAGCTGGATGCGCTTTATGTCCACGGCATCCGCTGTGCGCCTCGGCGGCATATAGGGCGTCTCGGCGACAAGCGACTGGATCTCGACGAGCAGCGGCCGCGTCCCCTCGACGGTCGGCACGATGACGGATCCGCTGTCCGGCGGCGCATCGGAGAGAAAGAACTTCGACGCGTCCGGGACATCGACAAGCCCCACATCGCGCATCTCGAAGAGTCCGATTTCATTCGTCGAGCCGAATCGGTTCTTCACCGCGCGAAGCACGCGATACTGCGTGTCCTTGCTTCCCTCGAAGTAGAGCACCGTGTCCACCATGTGCTCGAGGACGCGCGGTCCCGCGAGCGTGCCGTCCTTCGTGACGTGTCCGACGATGAACGCCGCTATGCCGCGCTTCTTCGCGATTGCCAAAAGGCGGGCCGTACCTTCCCTCACTTGGCTGACACTGCCCGGCGCGCTCTCGAGATTCGGGTCGTAGACCGTCTGGATGGAGTCGATGATGAGAAGCGACGGCTGCACGTTCTCTATATAGGTGTCAATGGTCGCGAGGTTCGTCTCGCTGACGATGTAGAGCTCATCGGCAATCGCCTCGAGGCGATCCGCACGGAGACGCACCTGCCGCATGCTCTCCTCCCCCGTGACATAGAGCACGCGCCGCCCCGCCCGTGCAACGGCAGCCGATACGCGAAGCGTCAGCGACGACTTGCCCACCCCGGGATCACCGACGATGAGGACAAGCGAGGCGGGAATGATGCCGCCGCCCAGTACGCGGTCGAGCTCCGTAGACCCGGCGGAAAAGCGCGGCATATCCTCCGTTTCCACCTGCCCGACGGGAATCGGCTTTGTCGCCTCCGACAGTCCCTGTCTCACCTCCCTCATGGCAGGAGTTTCCACGGCGATCTCTTCCGTGAATGTATTCCATCCGCCACAGCCCGGGCATTTCCCCAGCCATTTCGGCGTCTCATGTCCACAGCTGTTACAGACGAAAACGGTCTTTTTCTTCTTTGGCATCAGCTATACTTCCTCTGCGAATTCAACTTGCTTCTTCCCCACCGCCACAGCGACCGGAAGAGCCACCATATCGACCACATCACATTGTAGAGGAAGTTCCCCACCTCAGATACGAGCCCTTTTGCAAGGGTGTTTTTCCGCATGCTACACTCGTTCCAGCGTCAGCAGCAGCGAGCGGATAAACGCCACGCGATCCGCAGGCTCCAGTTTCTTGTATGCCACGCCGACCGCCTGCAGGAAGATCGCCGTCTCCCGTGCCGTCGTCATCCCGTGCTGCATCAGGTACTGCGCCATCGACTCGACCGTCTGGATCGACGTCTCCTCCGTGACCTTATCCATCATATCCTGATAGACGAGGTTTTCAATCGGCATCCGCACGATGCGTATGAAGCCGCCGAGTCCGCGTCTCGACTCCACGGCAAATCCCTTGTCCTGTGTAAAACGCGTATTCAGGACATACGAAATCTGCGACGGCGCGCAGGAAATCGCCTCCGCAATATCCGTACGGCGAAGCTCGACCTTGTTCTCTCCCTTGTCCGCCAGCTCATGCAGTATGTAGTTTTCAATCAGATCGGCGATGTTACCGGCCATATGTATCACCTACTTTGTCCCTCTATTATATTTGACTTTTTGACATTTTGCAAGGTGATTTTTTCTTTTGCGGAAGTACTGCCGGCGGCATGTTTTTTTTTACCATCGCGGCATCATCGCAGTCTATCATCGCGGTAGTATGACTTCAAACACAAAGGAGCAAAGGACATCATCCCTTGCTCCTTTTCTATGCGATATTTCTCTGCGTGAAACGAGGACTTTCTGTATGCGCTGGAACCGCGTGTCAGACCGTCTTTTTCCTCCCCTTCTGATTGCGTTCGTAGATGTAATTCATGATGCGCTCATAGTCCTCGATATAGTCGACCTCCGCCCAGAAGTGACCCGCCACATCGCGGATAAAGACCTCCTGCTCCGCCGAACAGCTGTAGAGGATATCCTCCCACCAATAATTATATTGCTCCGCTTCAATCAGCTCGTTCATCTTCTCCTTGAATACCCTCAAGAAGGATGGGCGCACACGCCCTACGCCGACATATTCATGGGTTCGGATCTCGCGAGCCAAATCCTTGCCGTATCGCACGATCCTGCCCTGTTCACAGCCGAAGAAGTAATCCCCTTCCTCGAGGCGCATAATAGAAGAATCCGCAAGAAGCAACGCCTCCCTTTCCTCATTCAACAGAATATCTAAAATATCCTGCTCCCAGAAAACATCTGCATTCATGAGGAACAGATCCTCCCCGTCGACAATATAATCCCGTGCAAACCAGAGCGAGCCCAGACTGTTCGTCACGCGATAAAAGGGGTTCACGATCACGGGCACGCCGAGCGGCTGCACTTCCCTCTCAATCTGTTCATGCTGATAGCCCGCCACGATGACAGGCTCAATATCGTTTTTTTTCAGCATCTCCACCGTGCGCCGCAGAATGGACTTTTCCTCAATCTCAAGCAGACACTTCGGCTTGTCAACATTACGACTGATGCGGCTGCCGATACCCGCAGCCATGATAATCGCACGCATATGCATCCCCCTTATTCCGGCGGCAGTTTGCCGCTCCCATCTCTACTCCGGCTTCCCCATCAAAGGATATCGCCTCTATCGACAATGCCCTCCATGTGAAAACGTCACGATCACTGCCAATCTTTATCCCTTATACCGATACACAAAGAAGTAGTCCAGCATTTCCTTGCGGTTGCGCCCTTGGTCGAAAAGCGGACCCGACGCGAGCAGCTCACAGACGGGAGACAGCACCTCGGAGAACGCCTTTGTGTACTCCGCAACGGAACAGTACACCGCACTGTACTCCTGGTTCAACGCCTCGGAATGCACCTGACGAAGCGTCAGTCGCTCCTCTGTACCCATGCTCTCCTTGAGATAGAATACACAGGAATCCATCGCGTAGCTGAGGAGATTCTGCAGCGATTTCATGAAGTCATCATCGTTCAAATACATGAACACACCATTGACGAGGATATTGTCAAACTTCTTCGCCTCTCCCTCTTCCTCCAGTCTTCGCGGGAAGTCCTGCAAATAGCCTTGGAAGAGCTTCTTATCCTCGTATGCCTTCAGATTATCCTCCGCTCGACGCACCATGCCCTCGCTGCCGTCCATGCCGACATAGTGCACGCCCTCCGGAAGGAAGAACTCTCCCCAGCGCCCGATACCGCAGCCGAGATCCAGCGCCGTCCTCCCACGCTCCGTCTGCAAAAAGGGCGCAATCTTTTTTTCCCCACGCGTCGCGCTGCTCGGCAAGCTCCGGATGGTTATCCTGAAAGAGCACATAGTTGTACTTGCTTTTCACCCCGTCCCGCGCGCTGCGCTCGTCAAAGAAGTTTTGAATATCCTGATATCCGACGGGAGCGGATTCCTTTACAATACGATCTGCCATAGCTTCCATTCTTTCATGCATCGAGTGGAAAAAACGCTTCCAAAAAGCGCTGCATAGCCGCCTTTGATCCTACACTAATTCGCAAGAACTTGCGCAAAAGACCATTTCCATAGGTTTTGACAAGGATCTTATGCCTGTCTTCCAAAGCTTTGGCAAGATCGTTCGTATCCTTGCGCGGTTCTACAAAGATATAATTCCCCTTGCAATCCCGCACGGAATACCCCCGCTTTTTGAGTTCTTCCATGGCATGCGCCTTGCCTTCTTTTTCCTGCCGTATAAGCTCTGCTTCCACCTCCGGATGGTCAAGAAGCCGTTCTCCAAAAAGAAGCGCGATTGCGTTGACATCAAACGTCAGCTTTGCATTTTTTGTGTAGCGTATAATCTCTTTTGAAGCGATAATCACGCCCAATCTGCAAGCGGCAATGGAAAAAAGCTTGGAGAAGGTTCGTAAAATAGCGACATTGTCATATTTTTGCAAAAGATCGAGGAACGTCCCCTCGTAAAAATAATGGTACGCCTCATCAATAATAACGAGCGCACCGACCGCCTTTGCCTTTTGGATCACGGATTCCGCTTCTTCTCGTGTATAAGCGTTGCCAACCGGATTGTTGGGGTTTAAAAGAACAACAATCCGCGTATTTTCACTGATTGCATGAAGAATATTTTCAACCTTCATCGTCAGATCGGTTTCGTAGGCAACAGGAACATGACGATAGCCCAGGATCTTGCAGTTGACCCAGTACATCTCAAAAGACGGCGCAACCGTTACAACCTCTTTGCCTCGCTCTCCAAACGTCTCTAGTAGATACCGTATCGCCATATCCGAACCATTGGTCGCCAGAATCTGATCCTTTTTTACCCCGACGTAGGCAGCGTACTTTTTTGTAAACGCACTAGGCTCCGGATACGTAGATAAAAATTCCGGCGTAATTTCTTTTTTCACCATTTCCACAAAAGCTTCCGGCAGTCCTTCCGGATTCTCATTCATATCGTAACGAAGATACGCTCTTCTTCCCTCTTGTGGAAATACACGCTCCGTGTCCTTGATAAACTCATTTACATACATCGTTTTCACCTTTATATCTTTCAACGGGCCTCTTCGTCCCGCTGCCATATCGTGCCGTCCGAAAATTCGATATAGACTAAATCCGCATTGCCATAGCGCTCCTCTTCCGGCGGCAAGACCCAATAATCATAATACTTTGTCTTTAAAATTCCATCCGCACCGACAGGAATCGGAAGCATGTGCCCCTCAAAGCTTATTTCTCGCACATCCTTATACCACTCCCTGCGATAGGCATATCCGTGCTTTGATGTGCTCGCTGTATTGAAGATGCCTATCCATTCCGTTTCCTTTCCTCGATACCAGCCCGACACCCAGCGATGGAGCGCCAGTGCCGCATTACGAGGAAGCAGATGCAACAGGAAGAATCCCGCTTTTTCAAAAGGATTTTGAAGTATATGCCACCCGATTGGCGCCCATAGAATTTTTCTCGCCACCGTCGTAAGAAAATACATGATGCTTTGCACCGGGCGTATAGATGGCATCACATCGACAACAAGCACATCCATAAAGATGCCGTCACGCTTCAACATTCCTTTTTGATGAGGACGAACCCCACGTGTCCCCGCCTTACGAAACTTCCCATACGGCCAGTTATAATCCGCATCCGTCGTACTGTCTTGGAAATAGTACCTTCCATGTTCGTCCCACTCTTTTTTCGCCGCCTCACGAAAACGTTCATAATCGGGACGGAAGATTTCAATGTCCACATCGTCATCCCACGGAATAAACCCTTGATGACGCACAGCCCCCAACAGCGTCCCATCAGAAAGATAATAGCGAATATTATACTTCTTACAAATGCGATCAAATTCCAATAAAATATCCAGAAGTTCCTGCTGTAACTTTTTCAGTATTTCCGGAGGGATCCCCTTTTTCCCCATACGGCTTTTCTCCTCTCTTCTCAAATCGCTGCGTCTCATAAAAGCAGCAATTCTATATCGACGTGACCCATGCGGGAAGAGTCGCTTCCTGCATAATTTTATTCTCCACAAAACAGATTTTTTCCTCCGACAGTCCCTTCTGAATCATATCAAAAGCAATCTCTCTGCATAAGGATTCATTCAAAAGCGCAAGAACAAGCACATCAAACTCAGCCTTGTAAATGTCAGACAAGGGATTGAGCGCAAACTGCTGCAGTGCTTCTGACTGCCATGCCCGATCCGTCCACCCCGCAAGAGACAAATCTGCATGTTCCATAATCGCTCGATGAACCATACGTCCAAAAAGGCCGGCGCCATAAAGGAAAATACGGCTGCCCTTCGACACCTTCGAAAACGGAAACAACGTGCCATAGGAGGAAAAGGTTTCATACTCCTGCTCTAAGAGAAGCATCTTCATATATGCATCTAGGCACTTCTTCCTCTCTACGGCTCCATCCGTCACTGTTTCTAAAAGCTGATAGATGGAGTGATACATTCCTTTTGGAAAGCCTCTCTGCTGCGTTGCCGCAGAACCGTCACGGTGAATATAATGATACCATGCTCCCGAAAGTGACAAGAGGCCGTTGCACGAAGCGCAGGCCAAAAGCACCGCAACAACATCCTCCCCGTACACCATAGAAAACGGAAGTTTCCTATGCACTTCTTGGATAAGCTTCGTACGAATCAGCTTTGTACACAGACTGCCGATCACCGGTTCCCGAAACGTCGTATAGGAAAAAAACCAATCCTCCGGATGATCCTTTAAATAACCCGGGGAGTAATACCCTGCCTCTAAGCCATTAAAAATTGCACTTGAAGCATCTCCCTGCTCCTTCCAAAAGCCACATGCCACCATATCCGCTTGGTATACCTGATTTGCCGTAACCATCTCCATAACGGCATTTGACTCAACCCAGTCGTCAGGGTCAACGAACGTCGTATATTCACCGTTAGCGATGCGCAGCCCCGCCTCACGCGCGCTGACGACGCCTCCATTTCCCTTGTCGATGATACGAACACGCGAATCCTGTGCTTCATAGCGGCGAAGCACAGCAAGACTGTCGTCCGTCGACCCGTCGTTGATACAGATGACGTCAAGTTTTTGATACGTCTGTCCCAGCACACTGTCCAAGCACTTTTCTATATATTGTTCCACATTGTACACAGGAATGATGATTGAAACCAGCATGGCGGACTCCTCCTAGAACCTCCTAGAAATCATCTATAGTTATACATATTCTTTTCTATCGTCCTCTTAATGCATCTATCATGCTCTTTAAGCGCTTCTTCATCATACCTGGATATACACCGATCCAGAATGAATCTCTCATGATACGATCTGTATTCTTCAACTCTCCCAACACTCGGAATCCCTGCTTCTTCTTTCGCATTTCATCAAAGCATGGCTGACGCACCAGATTCCCCGCGAAAAGCATCCGTGTTTGGATACCTTTTCCCTCTAGCATATTGATAACGTCATCCCGGTGGACACCGTTCTTGCAGGTCATCAAGAATCCAAACCAACTTGGATTCGTACCTCTCGTCGGCTCCGGAAGAATAAATGTCTCCAAACCATCTAATGACTCACGCAGATACTTCCAGTTAGCTCGCCTTGCTTCGACGAAGGATGGAAGTTTCTTTAGCTGAGCACAGCCGATTGCCGCCTGCATGTCTGTAATTTTAAGATTGTAGCCGAAATGGGAATAAACATATTTATGGTCATAGCCTTTAGGCAATTCACCGTACTGCCCATCGAAGCGATGACCACAAACATTGTCACTGCCACTGGGACAACGGCAGTCTCGTCCCCAATCACGAAAAGATTGACAAATTCGATATAGAAGAGGGTTTGCCGTATAGACAGCTCCACCTTCGCCCATTGTCATCTGGTGCGGTGGATAGAAACTGGACGTCGCAATATCACCGATGGTTCCCGTCATCTGTTTTTCCCCGAAAACAGTACAAATAGAACCGAGTGCATCACAGTTATCCTCGATTAACCACAGTCCGTGTCGATCGCAAAATGTACGCACTTCTTCAACATTGAACGGATTTCCCAGGGTATGCGCAAGTATAACCGCCTTTGTCTTATCGCTATATGCCTCCTCCAGTTGTGCAGTATCTACATTGTAGGTTGGCAGCGTGACATCAAGAAACACGGGGACTGCACCATACTGGATAATTGGCGCCACCGTCGTTGGAAACCCCGCAGCAACTGTAATCACTTCATCGCCGGGGAGGATTCGTCTCTCATCCAAGAGAGGCGAGGTCAAAGCCATAAAAGCAACAAGATTTGCAGAAGAACCAGAGTTCACGGCTAGGACATAGGGAAGGCTCAGATACTTCCCCAGTCCTTTTTCAAATGTTGTTAACCATTTCCCGCCTGTAAGCCAGAACTCAAGTGCACTATCCACGAGATTTTCCATTTCCTCGTGATCGTAAACCCTTCCTGCATATGGAATAAACTCCACGGACTCATCTTTCGTATGATAGGCATCTGCATAGGAACGTACCATTTCTAATATCTTTTTACGTAATTCCTCTTTATTATCCAGATTGCTTTTCACGCTCAATTCCCCTTTCACAAATCATTCGTTTCCATTCCCTTTAAGATGCTACGTGCCACGTCACGTCCTGACAAGATGCTTCCACCCGTCCATAGGTATTCCCATGTCCCAAACCGGCCTGCCGTATAAATGCCTACTGAGGATAAATAGGATCGAACAACTTCTCGCGCCTCGTAAATAGTCGGTGTGAACATGATATTTGCGTACGCTTCTTCTCGCACGTCTACGAAAACTATTTCTGACTTTTTCAAAACACCCATCTGCTCCAATTGGGATACAACACGATACCCAAGTTCCTCTCCTCTACAAGGAAGTGGGCGATAGCGAGAGAAGTAGACTTCTGCTTGAAAAGCAGACATCCCTTTCGGCACATTATTGGGAGACTTAATCTCAGGCGCGTAGACACGAGCAGGATAGATATCTTCATCATAGATATAAAACCATAATGCAGGTGCACGCGAAGGACAAGACAGAGCAATGGAGACGATTGCTCCGCCCGTAGCATCAAGTCTGTCCGCCGCTCGCCTCACGACCTGCGGAACGTCTATCATCAACGACTCGATGAGAAAGGGAAGCGGAATTGTCGAAATGAGTGCATCATAGTTTGCTTCTGTTCCATCGGAAAAGCACATACATCGCTTTTTAGGGTCAAGCGATACCAGTGCCTTCCCTAAGCGGAGATCTGCTTCCTCTGCCAGCGGCGCGAGAAAAGCCTGATAGCCGCCATACCGGGGATAGTGGATGACTTTTGTGTAATGAACGTTCGGCGTATCCTCTGACATCGCCCCTTGCAGAACTTCATCTATTGTCGGTGTGTACATACGCCCCTTAACCCATTCGGTCTCTAATGCTTCCGGCTCAACCGTCCAATATTTTCGCGTGTACCGCGCGGGGTAATTCTCCGTGAAATATGTACCATATTGCAACCTTAGCCATGCACCATAATCCTTGGGCATATGCTCTTCTTGCCCGCCTTTGGAAAGAAAGCTCTTAATGACACGAATACGTTCCTCCACAGGGAGCCCGATAAGATTATTCTGTACCGGATTACGCACCCAGTTTCCCCGGCTATAATTCATTGCCTCAGGGGCGTGAACCAGATACGGGGTCTTTTCCTCAAGCAAGGCATGAACATATGGATCCGTCGCAAAATTAACATGCGCAAATGTGTCAAACGTGTATCCATCTATCACAAAGCTTTGGCAAAGACCGCCCCACATATCCTTCTTATCATAGATGGATGCGGTAACACCGTGTGCAAACAGCTCATGCGCCGCAGCAAGCCCTGCGCAGCCGGCGCCTAGTATTACAATCTGCTTTTCCATTGCCAACCCGCTTCCCTATTTCTCCGGAGTCTCTTCATGGTCAAGGAACGGCCAAAGATCATCAAACTCTGCCGCTTTTAAGGAACCATCAGGCATGACGCGTGAAGCAATTCGAGGTGCCAAAATACCGAACTCTTGCACCATAACCTCGCAGACAGCAGGTCCTTCGATCTGGAAAAGCGCTTCGAGCTTCTCATCGATTTCCTCCTTTGCCGCTATGCACACGGCGGGAAGATCGTAAGCCGCCGCCACACGACAAAAATCCACGGCGGGGACGCCACTATCAGGACCTACGCCGAGAAAGCGGTCATCCATATAGTTGTGCTGATTATGGCGAATCAAGAGATAGCCGTGATTGTTATACACGATCACCTTAACGGGTAATTTGTAGTAGGAAAGCGTGGCAAACTCCTGTATGTTCATCTGGGCGCTGCCGTCGCCCGTGAGCGCCACAGTTTCCTTGCCGCATGACGCCGCACCCAGCGATGCCGCCCAAT
This portion of the Selenomonas sp. TAMA-11512 genome encodes:
- the rfbH gene encoding lipopolysaccharide biosynthesis protein RfbH, which codes for MKSNLDNKEELRKKILEMVRSYADAYHTKDESVEFIPYAGRVYDHEEMENLVDSALEFWLTGGKWLTTFEKGLGKYLSLPYVLAVNSGSSANLVAFMALTSPLLDERRILPGDEVITVAAGFPTTVAPIIQYGAVPVFLDVTLPTYNVDTAQLEEAYSDKTKAVILAHTLGNPFNVEEVRTFCDRHGLWLIEDNCDALGSICTVFGEKQMTGTIGDIATSSFYPPHQMTMGEGGAVYTANPLLYRICQSFRDWGRDCRCPSGSDNVCGHRFDGQYGELPKGYDHKYVYSHFGYNLKITDMQAAIGCAQLKKLPSFVEARRANWKYLRESLDGLETFILPEPTRGTNPSWFGFLMTCKNGVHRDDVINMLEGKGIQTRMLFAGNLVRQPCFDEMRKKKQGFRVLGELKNTDRIMRDSFWIGVYPGMMKKRLKSMIDALRGR
- a CDS encoding FAD-dependent oxidoreductase, which codes for MEKQIVILGAGCAGLAAAHELFAHGVTASIYDKKDMWGGLCQSFVIDGYTFDTFAHVNFATDPYVHALLEEKTPYLVHAPEAMNYSRGNWVRNPVQNNLIGLPVEERIRVIKSFLSKGGQEEHMPKDYGAWLRLQYGTYFTENYPARYTRKYWTVEPEALETEWVKGRMYTPTIDEVLQGAMSEDTPNVHYTKVIHYPRYGGYQAFLAPLAEEADLRLGKALVSLDPKKRCMCFSDGTEANYDALISTIPLPFLIESLMIDVPQVVRRAADRLDATGGAIVSIALSCPSRAPALWFYIYDEDIYPARVYAPEIKSPNNVPKGMSAFQAEVYFSRYRPLPCRGEELGYRVVSQLEQMGVLKKSEIVFVDVREEAYANIMFTPTIYEAREVVRSYLSSVGIYTAGRFGTWEYLWTGGSILSGRDVARSILKGMETNDL